One part of the Terriglobales bacterium genome encodes these proteins:
- a CDS encoding type II and III secretion system protein has translation MRIVLCLAASLILCAPAPAQTDCRANPSTCAAKTPSKKDLGKAKKLFEEAQKLQREQKLDQALQKLDQAVSLAPTVPEYATQRELTRQALVSRYLASGNALMSAGKQVEATAEFRRAVALDPENEFARQRLNDSIPAPNNIAAPALSPALEIVSQSQPIVLSPAAGKHDFHFKGFSRNLLEQIASTYGMKAIFDESVTSRPVRFDIEAVDFFEALREASTLSKVFWIPISPKQVIFVNDTQALRRQLEHMVTRTFYVSDATSPQELNDVVNLMRTIFDIRFVVAQPSNNSLVVRAPAATLDAAAKVVETFLSRRPQINLDVQVFQISRRMTQQMGVSIPSTFQAINIGSSLSLLGQTNIQDLINQLIASGGINQANSEAIQALLAQLQSQQTSTIAQLLKTPFATFGGGKTMFAVTIPPATASFQLNDSDVRSLSRMVLRTSHNNPATMKIGERYPIMNVSFSPVFNTPAIAQAIQNGSYMAPFPSFTYEDLGITMKATPQVLGDQSVSLKLELQIKSLTGQSFNGVPVISNREYTATMSVKNAEPAAVVGMISQSEQKSLTGLPGIGYIPGLRDLTSVRSNQNEDDQLLVVVTPYITSPLRSIESSPEVWLPGI, from the coding sequence ATGCGGATCGTCCTATGCCTGGCAGCATCACTGATATTGTGCGCACCCGCGCCTGCCCAGACGGATTGCCGGGCGAATCCGTCCACCTGCGCCGCAAAAACTCCCAGCAAAAAGGATCTCGGGAAGGCTAAAAAGCTATTCGAAGAAGCCCAGAAGCTTCAGCGTGAGCAGAAGCTCGATCAAGCGCTCCAGAAACTGGACCAGGCCGTTTCCCTGGCGCCCACCGTCCCCGAGTACGCTACTCAGCGGGAGCTTACGCGGCAGGCGCTGGTCAGCAGGTATCTCGCGAGCGGCAATGCCCTGATGAGTGCGGGCAAGCAGGTGGAAGCCACAGCGGAATTCCGGCGTGCCGTGGCACTGGACCCTGAGAACGAGTTTGCCCGGCAGCGACTGAATGACAGTATCCCAGCACCGAACAACATCGCCGCTCCCGCCTTGTCACCGGCATTAGAAATCGTCTCTCAGTCGCAGCCGATTGTGTTGTCCCCAGCTGCTGGCAAGCATGATTTCCACTTCAAAGGATTCAGCCGGAATCTTCTGGAACAGATCGCCAGCACGTATGGAATGAAGGCCATCTTTGACGAATCCGTCACCAGCCGACCGGTTCGGTTCGACATCGAGGCCGTCGACTTCTTTGAAGCACTGCGCGAGGCCTCGACGCTCTCCAAGGTGTTTTGGATACCGATCAGCCCGAAGCAGGTGATTTTCGTCAACGACACGCAGGCATTGCGGCGTCAACTCGAACACATGGTGACGCGCACGTTCTACGTAAGTGATGCCACATCGCCGCAGGAGTTGAACGATGTCGTCAACCTGATGCGGACGATCTTCGATATCCGCTTCGTGGTCGCTCAGCCCTCGAACAACAGCCTCGTGGTTCGCGCACCGGCCGCCACGCTCGATGCCGCAGCGAAAGTCGTCGAGACGTTTCTCTCCAGACGTCCCCAGATCAACCTCGATGTACAGGTATTTCAGATCAGCCGCCGGATGACACAGCAGATGGGCGTCTCCATCCCATCCACATTCCAGGCCATCAACATCGGTTCGTCGTTATCGCTCCTGGGACAGACCAACATCCAGGACTTGATCAACCAACTGATTGCGTCCGGCGGAATCAACCAGGCGAATAGCGAGGCTATTCAGGCACTTCTGGCGCAACTGCAGAGCCAGCAGACCTCGACCATTGCTCAACTGCTGAAGACTCCATTTGCGACATTCGGCGGCGGGAAAACCATGTTTGCAGTGACGATCCCGCCGGCAACCGCGTCGTTCCAACTAAACGATTCCGACGTGCGCTCGCTTTCCCGGATGGTGCTGCGGACATCGCACAACAACCCGGCGACGATGAAGATCGGTGAACGCTATCCGATCATGAATGTCAGCTTCTCACCCGTTTTCAACACGCCGGCAATTGCTCAAGCCATCCAGAACGGATCGTATATGGCGCCCTTCCCGTCCTTCACATACGAGGACCTCGGTATCACGATGAAGGCCACGCCGCAGGTATTGGGAGACCAGTCGGTAAGTCTCAAGCTGGAATTGCAGATCAAATCGCTGACCGGGCAAAGCTTCAACGGCGTCCCGGTCATCTCGAACCGCGAATACACGGCAACGATGTCCGTGAAAAACGCCGAACCCGCGGCTGTTGTTGGCATGATCAGCCAGTCGGAGCAGAAAAGCCTGACAGGATTGCCAGGCATTGGTTACATCCCCGGCTTGCGGGACCTCACCAGCGTTCGCTCGAACCAGAATGAGGACGATCAGCTTCTCGTCGTGGTGACGCCTTACATTACAAGTCCGCTGCGATCGATCGAGTCCTCTCCCGAAGTCTGGTTGCCCGGCATTTAG
- a CDS encoding thioredoxin domain-containing protein produces the protein MRVFFAALLMVSMSLFAVGQQPGAKKNATATKKPAQSTAAPKSQAATSPSSTASAQPASGVTEQVVNEFMRHSFGHDPNLKWRVAEIKPADDPSLTEVTVVVNTPEGQQGLKLMVTPNHKFAAMGDLIPFGADPFAEARNTLQQKMNGPSRGPANAPLTIVEFGDLQCPACKRAQPVVEQLLKEVPNARFVFQQFPLTQIHPWAMTAAKYALCVAKQNNDAHWKFVDSVYQHQDEMQQMTEPQAAARLKQYAGEAGVNADQAEQCTKDPAIAAQIEASSALARELEVTGTPTLFVGGRKIGNVSGIPPATLKAIAEFQAQNK, from the coding sequence ATGCGGGTATTCTTCGCGGCATTATTGATGGTATCGATGAGCCTGTTCGCTGTAGGCCAGCAGCCCGGCGCAAAAAAGAACGCAACAGCCACAAAGAAGCCGGCACAGAGCACCGCTGCTCCGAAGAGTCAGGCGGCAACGAGCCCGTCCTCTACAGCGTCCGCTCAACCGGCCTCGGGCGTCACGGAACAGGTGGTGAACGAGTTCATGCGGCACTCGTTCGGACACGATCCAAACCTGAAGTGGCGCGTCGCCGAAATCAAACCCGCGGACGATCCCTCATTGACGGAAGTCACGGTGGTTGTGAACACTCCGGAAGGGCAGCAAGGTCTCAAACTGATGGTGACCCCGAATCACAAGTTCGCCGCCATGGGCGACCTGATCCCGTTCGGTGCGGATCCGTTTGCGGAAGCACGAAATACCCTCCAGCAGAAGATGAATGGCCCTTCGCGCGGGCCGGCCAATGCTCCGCTGACGATCGTGGAGTTCGGTGACCTTCAATGCCCGGCGTGCAAGCGCGCGCAGCCGGTTGTCGAACAACTACTCAAAGAGGTGCCCAATGCCCGTTTTGTGTTTCAGCAATTTCCGCTGACGCAGATCCATCCCTGGGCGATGACTGCCGCGAAATACGCGCTCTGCGTCGCGAAGCAGAACAACGATGCGCACTGGAAGTTCGTGGACAGCGTGTACCAGCATCAGGACGAGATGCAGCAGATGACTGAACCGCAAGCCGCGGCTCGCCTTAAGCAATATGCAGGCGAAGCGGGCGTCAATGCCGATCAGGCGGAACAGTGCACGAAGGATCCGGCAATCGCGGCGCAGATCGAAGCATCATCGGCCCTGGCGCGTGAGTTGGAAGTTACGGGCACCCCGACGCTCTTTGTGGGCGGGCGGAAGATCGGCAACGTAAGTGGAATTCCGCCGGCGACACTGAAGGCGATCGCGGAGTTCCAGGCCCAGAACAAGTAG
- a CDS encoding NAD+ synthase: MKIALGQINTTIGDFSGNTAKIIDYSRRAQAAGAEVILFPELAICGYPPRDLVEKPSFVAKNTEALEHIKSAGLGITVICGLVTKAQAATGKSVMNSAAVVEGGELKMLQSKMLLPTYDVFDELRNFAPAESQKLLPLNSRSAALTICEDAWNDKHFWNRRLYQFDPVEALLKDGGDIVLNISASPFFVGKTELRCNMLAAIAKSDNVPVAMVNLVGGNDSIIFDGSSVVIAPDGRVIAQGKSFEEDLIYFDTESLSGDVHEQLSGDEATAFAALALGTRDYVRKCGFQRVIVGLSGGIDSALTAAIAAEALGAENVIGVGMPGPYSSRGSIDDARALAANLGIRFELIRISDVFDAYRNTLKPVFGNMPEDVTEENIQSRIRGAILMALSNKFSALVLSTGNKSELGVGYCTLYGDMVGGLAVISDVPKTMVYRISEYVNRKGEIIPRSTMEKAPSAELRPNQTDQDTLPPYDVLDAILEDYVECYKAAEEIAATHGFDIELVKRVIRMVDRAEYKRQQAAVGLKISEKAFGVGRRMPIAAKSID, from the coding sequence GTGAAGATCGCGCTAGGACAGATCAACACCACCATTGGGGATTTTTCTGGCAATACAGCCAAGATTATCGACTACTCGCGGCGTGCTCAGGCGGCGGGTGCGGAAGTTATCCTGTTTCCCGAACTCGCAATTTGCGGATATCCGCCACGCGATCTGGTGGAGAAACCATCGTTCGTAGCGAAGAACACGGAAGCCCTGGAGCATATTAAGAGTGCGGGACTGGGCATCACAGTTATTTGCGGCTTGGTGACGAAGGCGCAAGCGGCAACAGGGAAGTCGGTAATGAACTCCGCCGCGGTGGTCGAAGGCGGTGAGTTGAAGATGCTCCAGTCGAAGATGCTCCTGCCTACCTATGACGTCTTCGACGAGTTACGGAATTTTGCTCCCGCCGAATCTCAGAAACTACTACCGCTCAATAGCCGCAGCGCTGCGCTGACTATCTGCGAAGATGCTTGGAATGACAAGCATTTCTGGAACCGCAGGCTCTACCAGTTTGATCCCGTAGAAGCACTTTTAAAAGATGGTGGCGACATCGTCTTGAATATTTCGGCGTCGCCATTCTTTGTCGGCAAGACTGAACTGCGATGCAATATGCTTGCCGCCATTGCGAAGAGTGACAACGTGCCGGTCGCGATGGTGAACCTGGTAGGCGGAAACGACAGCATTATCTTCGATGGATCGAGCGTCGTGATTGCACCCGACGGACGCGTGATTGCGCAAGGGAAGTCGTTCGAGGAAGATTTGATCTACTTCGATACGGAATCACTTAGCGGCGATGTGCACGAACAGCTAAGCGGCGATGAGGCTACCGCCTTTGCGGCGCTCGCGTTGGGCACACGCGACTATGTGCGCAAGTGCGGCTTTCAGCGAGTGATCGTGGGTCTGAGTGGCGGCATCGATTCGGCGCTCACTGCTGCCATCGCTGCCGAGGCGCTGGGAGCGGAGAACGTCATAGGCGTGGGCATGCCGGGACCGTATTCATCGCGAGGCAGCATTGATGACGCGCGTGCGCTGGCGGCGAATCTGGGAATCCGCTTTGAGCTGATCCGAATCAGCGATGTCTTCGACGCTTATCGAAATACTCTGAAGCCGGTTTTCGGCAATATGCCAGAGGACGTAACGGAAGAGAATATTCAATCGCGAATTCGTGGCGCGATCCTGATGGCGCTGTCGAATAAGTTTTCGGCCCTGGTGCTGAGTACCGGCAACAAGTCGGAACTCGGCGTGGGATACTGCACCCTTTACGGCGACATGGTTGGCGGCTTGGCGGTTATTTCGGATGTGCCGAAGACGATGGTCTATCGCATCTCCGAATACGTGAACCGGAAGGGTGAGATCATCCCGCGCTCCACGATGGAGAAAGCTCCGTCGGCGGAACTGCGTCCGAACCAGACGGATCAGGACACGTTGCCGCCTTACGACGTTCTCGACGCGATTCTGGAAGACTACGTGGAATGCTACAAGGCTGCCGAGGAGATCGCTGCGACCCACGGTTTCGACATTGAACTGGTCAAGCGTGTAATCCGCATGGTGGATCGTGCGGAGTACAAACGGCAGCAGGCGGCCGTAGGACTGAAAATTTCCGAGAAGGCTTTCGGTGTGGGACGGCGTATGCCGATCGCGGCGAAAAGCATTGATTAG
- a CDS encoding type II CAAX endopeptidase family protein produces the protein MNDESHPLTKLIYRDDGRLRSGWRFAISVVLVIACNFLAGTIALGIVGGERSRLLEAIFRPILMVLELAGFFFLTSTFDRPQTSVWRYNGLQRERWLRDTAIGALLGFVMVGLGVAFIASFFKVSIVSLRVNSHTFFVSCVVLVVILCAAMVEELAFRGYPFQRLVEGMGPVGAILVLSALFGAVHLQNPHIADSRAVQFFAFSNTLYVGVVLAISYLRTRALWFPFGLHFGWNASLGLFFGLPVSGMSDFSVMVRSRAYGPQWLVGGNYGLEGGFLGTVIITLGLVYVLKYVHAPATEVVKPETSVAEIPPGSIQPSSGTAADL, from the coding sequence ATGAATGACGAAAGCCATCCCCTGACGAAGCTGATTTACAGAGACGACGGCCGTCTTCGCAGCGGATGGCGATTCGCTATTTCCGTAGTACTGGTGATTGCGTGTAATTTCCTCGCCGGCACCATCGCGTTGGGGATTGTGGGCGGCGAGCGAAGCCGCCTATTGGAAGCCATTTTTCGGCCTATCTTGATGGTCCTGGAGCTGGCTGGTTTCTTCTTTCTCACTTCAACTTTCGACCGCCCGCAGACCTCCGTTTGGCGTTACAACGGACTGCAACGCGAACGCTGGTTGCGTGACACTGCGATCGGGGCGCTTCTAGGCTTCGTTATGGTGGGGCTGGGCGTCGCGTTCATTGCCTCGTTTTTTAAGGTGTCCATAGTCAGCCTTCGCGTGAACTCTCACACGTTTTTTGTGAGTTGCGTCGTCCTGGTGGTGATTCTTTGCGCGGCCATGGTGGAAGAACTCGCGTTCCGCGGTTACCCATTCCAGCGACTGGTTGAGGGCATGGGGCCAGTGGGCGCCATCCTGGTCTTGTCGGCATTGTTCGGAGCTGTGCATCTGCAAAACCCTCACATTGCCGACAGTCGCGCTGTCCAGTTCTTCGCCTTCTCAAACACGCTTTATGTCGGAGTGGTGCTGGCCATCTCTTACCTGCGCACGCGGGCCCTGTGGTTTCCGTTCGGGCTCCATTTTGGATGGAACGCGAGTCTTGGCCTGTTCTTTGGCCTTCCGGTCAGCGGCATGAGCGATTTTTCCGTGATGGTCCGCAGCCGTGCTTACGGGCCACAATGGCTGGTAGGAGGGAATTATGGGCTGGAAGGCGGTTTCTTAGGGACAGTCATCATTACGCTCGGCCTGGTTTATGTGTTGAAGTACGTTCATGCTCCCGCGACTGAGGTGGTCAAGCCAGAAACATCTGTGGCCGAGATTCCGCCCGGAAGCATCCAACCAAGCAGCGGCACTGCTGCGGATTTATAA
- a CDS encoding sterol desaturase family protein has product MSRIIIYAIPGFLLLLILEAIAAAILRRDLYAIKDTAASLTMGIGNVIVGLFSKAMVFGLFTFLHKFAIFEIGYAWWAWVLAFFADEISYYVFHRTSHECRLWWASHVVHHSSQRYNLGTALRQTWTGSLYSFVFWMWMPIVGFPPMMILTMQACSLLYQFWIHTELVNRMGPLEWVLNTPSHHRVHHGSNQAYLDKNHGGTLIVWDRLFGTFAREEEAVVYGLTTNIRTYNPIRIAFHEWVDIVRDLRLASSWPERWHLVFGRPGWKYERAAAAAVPK; this is encoded by the coding sequence ATGTCCAGAATCATCATCTACGCAATCCCCGGATTCCTGCTTCTCCTGATACTGGAGGCAATCGCGGCGGCGATTCTGCGTCGCGATCTCTACGCGATAAAAGACACGGCTGCGAGCCTGACGATGGGCATCGGTAATGTGATCGTGGGTCTTTTCTCGAAGGCAATGGTTTTCGGGCTGTTCACCTTCCTGCACAAGTTCGCCATCTTCGAAATCGGATATGCGTGGTGGGCGTGGGTGCTGGCCTTCTTTGCCGACGAAATCAGCTACTACGTCTTCCACAGAACCAGCCACGAATGCCGGTTGTGGTGGGCGTCCCACGTAGTGCATCACTCGTCGCAGCGGTACAACCTGGGTACGGCGCTCAGGCAGACGTGGACGGGCTCCCTGTATTCCTTCGTCTTCTGGATGTGGATGCCGATCGTGGGATTCCCGCCGATGATGATCCTGACCATGCAGGCCTGTAGCTTGCTGTACCAGTTCTGGATCCATACCGAACTGGTGAACCGCATGGGGCCGCTGGAATGGGTGTTGAACACGCCATCGCATCATCGAGTGCATCACGGGTCGAATCAGGCGTACCTCGATAAGAACCACGGTGGGACACTGATCGTTTGGGATCGTCTTTTTGGAACCTTCGCGCGAGAAGAGGAAGCCGTCGTGTACGGCCTGACGACCAATATCCGGACCTACAACCCCATCCGGATCGCGTTCCACGAGTGGGTAGATATCGTCCGAGACCTTAGGCTGGCGTCGTCCTGGCCGGAACGGTGGCATCTGGTTTTCGGCCGTCCCGGCTGGAAATACGAGCGGGCGGCTGCCGCCGCGGTCCCAAAGTAG
- a CDS encoding DUF2891 domain-containing protein — protein MKSSASFATLCAMHRIVLFLLIALPGVAQSFDAKAADRFAKLALTCAHQEYPNKIAHVMSDDDDVAPPRKLTPAFYGCYDWHSSVHGHWLLARLARFFPDAPFAAPARDALQQSLTPERIKAEVAYLNGQGRSSFERPYGLAWLMQLAQELRDWDDPIARVLSANLKPLEDAARIRLTEYLPKLTHPIRIGEHNQSAFSLGLMLDAARGAGDKEFEALLTKKIRDFYLQDRNCPLAYEPSGEDFLSPCLGEADVVRRVLPPQQYQKWLTRFLPQIPQTETVFMKPAIVTDPSDPKLAHLDGLNLSRAWMLEGIASGLPPQDPRQKSLRATAAAHRDKGLEAVTGTHYEGGHWLGSFAVYLTTKRGINSPTSGKLGKE, from the coding sequence ATGAAATCCTCTGCCTCCTTTGCTACCCTTTGCGCGATGCATCGCATAGTGCTTTTCCTCTTGATCGCTCTACCGGGAGTCGCGCAATCCTTTGACGCGAAAGCTGCCGATCGCTTCGCGAAGCTGGCGCTCACCTGTGCCCATCAGGAATATCCCAACAAAATCGCGCACGTAATGAGCGACGACGACGATGTCGCACCCCCGCGCAAACTCACGCCTGCGTTCTACGGGTGTTACGACTGGCACTCGTCGGTTCATGGCCACTGGCTGCTCGCGCGCTTAGCGAGGTTCTTTCCAGATGCTCCGTTCGCCGCTCCAGCCCGCGACGCTCTCCAGCAGAGCCTCACTCCCGAACGCATCAAGGCCGAGGTCGCTTACCTGAATGGGCAGGGTCGCTCCAGTTTCGAACGACCGTACGGACTTGCCTGGCTCATGCAACTGGCACAAGAACTTCGTGACTGGGATGATCCCATCGCCCGTGTTCTCTCCGCCAACCTCAAGCCTCTGGAAGATGCCGCTCGCATCCGTCTCACCGAATATCTACCGAAGCTCACGCACCCCATTCGCATCGGCGAACACAACCAGTCTGCTTTCTCGCTCGGCTTGATGCTCGACGCCGCACGCGGTGCCGGCGATAAGGAGTTCGAAGCTCTCCTCACGAAGAAGATCCGGGACTTTTACCTCCAGGATCGCAACTGCCCGCTCGCCTACGAACCTTCCGGCGAAGACTTCCTCTCGCCTTGCCTGGGCGAAGCCGATGTCGTTCGCCGCGTCCTGCCTCCTCAGCAATACCAGAAATGGCTCACCAGATTTCTACCGCAAATACCGCAAACCGAAACCGTGTTCATGAAGCCCGCCATCGTCACGGATCCGAGCGATCCCAAACTCGCTCACCTCGACGGACTGAACCTCAGCCGTGCGTGGATGCTGGAAGGAATCGCCTCCGGACTACCTCCTCAAGATCCACGCCAGAAGTCGCTTCGTGCCACTGCGGCTGCGCATCGCGACAAGGGGCTGGAAGCCGTCACCGGCACGCATTATGAAGGCGGACACTGGCTCGGAAGCTTCGCTGTTTACCTCACCACAAAGCGCGGCATCAATTCGCCGACTTCAGGAAAGCTCGGCAAGGAGTGA
- the glnD gene encoding [protein-PII] uridylyltransferase, whose amino-acid sequence MAAAGSLGSLREQYLAEMAQIRSEFDKNGDGIAAAHGRSELVDRNVIACGEPVSSGKDPVALVALGGYGRQMLFPHSDVDLMFLCQSEAAKQAHRDGIRTASQGLWDLRLKLSPTTRTISECDRIDPENVEFTIALMDARFISGNEELFLRLKRQLIPALLKREMQTLVRLLVERTRIRHEKYGRTIFHLEPNLKEVPGGIRDYNVACWLRQLAEVGAGSEDLGEAIRFLSAARTFLHYCAGRDDNTLSWEAQDKAAAKGIGMPSQETTSATSWMRVYFRNARAIERVTLNLLHDVPTQKSTIYRQFQRWRSRVSNADFSVVDGRVYFQNPSSAGDAAMVLRAFEFVAQHGFQLSSDAEARIARVMPNLVAGLPWREQVGSSLVSILKSPYAAHSLRSMHALGLLGQIIPEFQLVDALVVRDFYHRYTVDEHTFTAIDNLHRLPQRENEWEKRFLELLNQLERPEVLYLAMLLHDLGKGMATPNHMSASVELARPAMGRLGIAEEIQEEVLYLIGAHLEMSAAMRRDIFDPENVRAFVGKVGTAERLRQLCLLTYADIRAVNPDALTPWKAENLWRLYVAASNQLNRGVDDDLFHAEAGNEQLRRLEKLIPNRTRQLQGFLEGLPRRYLLSHTTDQIAVHFNLSLGMVREPIAVALKMSPDLYELSVVSSDRPFLFARIAGALAAWGMNIVKANAFSNAAGVAVDSFYFKDRFRTLELNPTERERFKRSVTDVVSGKSELQQLLDRRSSDATAQTKVLVQPKVMLDNEASSHSSVLEVNAQDKPGLLYRIASSISEEGCNIELALIDTEGQAAIDVFYITRNHKKLSVLTSKSLKKSLLAELS is encoded by the coding sequence ATGGCTGCCGCGGGTTCCTTGGGCTCACTCCGTGAGCAATACCTTGCGGAGATGGCACAAATCCGTTCGGAGTTCGACAAGAACGGAGATGGCATAGCCGCTGCCCACGGCCGCAGTGAATTGGTGGATCGAAACGTAATTGCCTGCGGCGAACCAGTGTCATCGGGAAAGGATCCGGTGGCACTGGTTGCGCTCGGCGGTTACGGACGACAAATGTTGTTTCCTCACTCCGATGTTGACCTGATGTTCCTCTGTCAATCGGAAGCGGCAAAACAAGCTCATCGTGACGGAATTCGGACCGCCTCCCAGGGCTTGTGGGACCTGCGATTGAAGTTGAGTCCGACGACGAGAACCATCTCCGAGTGCGACAGGATCGATCCGGAGAATGTCGAGTTCACCATTGCGCTGATGGACGCTCGATTCATCTCGGGTAATGAGGAGCTTTTTCTCAGGCTGAAGCGGCAGTTGATTCCGGCGTTGTTGAAACGCGAGATGCAGACGCTGGTGCGGCTACTGGTGGAGCGAACGCGGATACGTCATGAGAAGTATGGGCGAACCATCTTCCATCTGGAACCGAACCTGAAGGAGGTGCCGGGAGGGATTCGTGACTATAACGTTGCGTGCTGGCTCAGACAATTGGCGGAGGTGGGCGCGGGTTCGGAGGATTTGGGGGAGGCGATCCGGTTTCTTAGTGCGGCGAGAACATTTCTTCACTACTGCGCAGGCCGCGATGACAACACCCTGAGTTGGGAGGCGCAGGACAAAGCCGCGGCTAAAGGCATTGGAATGCCATCGCAAGAAACGACGTCGGCAACGTCGTGGATGCGTGTGTACTTTCGAAATGCCAGAGCGATTGAGCGCGTAACGCTGAATCTGCTACACGATGTTCCAACACAAAAATCGACGATTTACCGTCAGTTTCAGCGCTGGCGTTCGCGGGTGTCGAACGCGGATTTTTCAGTCGTTGATGGGCGTGTCTATTTCCAGAATCCTTCTTCCGCAGGCGACGCCGCGATGGTGTTGCGAGCGTTTGAATTTGTGGCGCAGCACGGGTTCCAGTTGAGCAGCGACGCAGAAGCACGGATCGCGCGAGTGATGCCGAATCTGGTCGCTGGACTGCCGTGGCGGGAGCAGGTCGGAAGCTCACTGGTGTCGATTTTAAAGTCCCCTTACGCCGCTCATAGTCTGCGCTCCATGCACGCGCTGGGATTGCTTGGACAGATCATTCCTGAATTCCAGTTGGTGGACGCGCTTGTGGTGCGCGATTTCTATCACCGGTACACGGTGGATGAGCACACGTTCACTGCGATCGACAATCTGCATCGCTTGCCGCAGCGCGAGAACGAGTGGGAGAAGCGCTTCCTGGAGCTGCTGAATCAATTGGAGCGGCCCGAGGTGTTGTACCTTGCGATGCTGCTTCATGACCTCGGGAAGGGGATGGCGACGCCGAATCACATGTCGGCAAGCGTTGAGCTCGCGCGTCCGGCGATGGGGAGGCTTGGTATTGCCGAGGAGATACAGGAAGAGGTTCTGTACCTGATCGGGGCCCATCTGGAAATGTCGGCGGCGATGAGACGGGATATTTTCGATCCGGAGAACGTGCGCGCTTTTGTGGGAAAGGTGGGCACGGCAGAACGGTTGCGGCAGTTGTGCCTGCTGACGTACGCGGATATCAGGGCAGTGAATCCGGATGCTCTGACGCCATGGAAGGCCGAGAACTTGTGGCGGTTGTATGTTGCGGCGAGCAATCAACTCAACCGCGGGGTGGATGACGATCTGTTTCATGCCGAGGCGGGAAACGAACAACTGCGGAGGCTGGAGAAGCTGATTCCGAACCGGACGCGGCAGTTGCAGGGGTTCCTGGAAGGGCTGCCGCGGCGATACCTGCTTTCGCATACGACCGATCAAATCGCAGTTCACTTCAACTTGTCGTTGGGGATGGTGAGAGAGCCCATTGCTGTTGCGCTGAAGATGTCGCCAGACCTGTATGAGTTGAGTGTCGTTTCAAGTGACAGACCATTCCTATTCGCGCGGATAGCCGGAGCGCTTGCAGCGTGGGGAATGAACATTGTTAAAGCGAACGCGTTCTCGAATGCCGCGGGTGTGGCGGTGGATTCGTTCTACTTCAAAGACCGCTTTCGAACGCTTGAGCTCAACCCCACTGAGCGGGAACGGTTCAAGCGAAGCGTGACCGATGTGGTGTCGGGAAAATCAGAGTTGCAGCAACTTCTGGATCGCCGCAGCAGCGATGCGACCGCACAAACCAAGGTATTGGTGCAACCGAAGGTCATGCTCGACAACGAAGCGTCGTCCCACAGCTCCGTGCTTGAGGTGAATGCGCAAGACAAACCGGGTTTGCTGTACCGGATTGCATCGTCGATTTCGGAAGAAGGATGCAACATCGAGCTGGCGCTGATCGATACGGAAGGCCAGGCGGCAATCGACGTGTTCTACATCACGCGAAATCACAAGAAGCTGTCTGTTCTCACCTCGAAATCACTGAAGAAATCACTCCTTGCCGAGCTTTCCTGA
- a CDS encoding P-II family nitrogen regulator: MTKLEAVIQPSKLEAVKDALIEIGVDGMTVLEVRGHGRQKGHTEFYRGHEYTVDLLPKIKLEIVMPDELVDKAVQAIVVTARSGKIGDGKIFLTKIDQAIRIRNDERGAAAL, encoded by the coding sequence ATGACGAAATTAGAAGCAGTGATTCAGCCATCGAAACTGGAAGCAGTAAAAGACGCACTGATCGAAATCGGCGTAGACGGCATGACGGTGCTGGAGGTCCGCGGTCACGGACGCCAGAAGGGACATACGGAGTTCTACCGCGGGCACGAGTACACGGTGGACCTTCTGCCGAAGATCAAACTGGAGATCGTGATGCCGGATGAACTGGTCGACAAGGCGGTGCAGGCGATCGTGGTGACTGCGCGATCGGGAAAGATTGGCGACGGAAAGATCTTCCTGACGAAGATCGACCAGGCCATTCGAATTCGCAACGACGAACGGGGCGCAGCAGCGCTCTGA